One genomic region from Deltaproteobacteria bacterium encodes:
- a CDS encoding sigma-54-dependent Fis family transcriptional regulator, which yields MSKKILIVDDETTIRESLSSVLAEEGYSPVTAADGDEASTLFDRIAFDAVICDIRMPGINGIDLLRRIKTSRPGTPVVMMTAYASVDTAVEALRQGAVDYIIKPFLLDDVVFRIKKLFQLTDLTEDNRLLREEVAGRYDFSDIIGQSQPVREMLELIKRVASSKGTVLITGESGTGKELVARAIHNRSDRRAKRFIPVNCCAIPATLLDSMLFGYRKGAFTDAQEDRKGLFEVANEGTLFLDEIGDLSVGLQTKLLRAIEEKEILPVGGTERVKVDIRLIAATHQDLQERMNAGTFREDLYYRLNIVEIKVPPLRERIDDLPLLVNHFIRKYNLEMNRRFRDVSPEVLRVLSGYRWKGNIRELENVMERSMILGTPPTLQPEDLPPNLLEGDRRSETLSRENLKSALRVYERMHIEGVLERSGCDKQKAAERLGISLATLYRKLEQKE from the coding sequence ATGTCAAAGAAAATTCTTATCGTTGATGATGAGACAACCATCCGGGAATCCCTGTCGTCGGTTCTTGCCGAGGAAGGATACAGCCCGGTGACGGCGGCCGACGGAGATGAGGCCTCGACACTCTTCGATCGCATTGCTTTCGATGCCGTCATCTGCGACATTCGGATGCCCGGCATAAACGGGATTGATCTGCTCCGACGGATTAAGACCTCCCGGCCCGGCACGCCGGTGGTCATGATGACGGCCTATGCTTCCGTCGATACGGCGGTGGAGGCCCTGCGGCAGGGTGCGGTGGATTACATCATCAAACCTTTTCTCCTGGATGACGTCGTCTTCCGGATCAAAAAGCTGTTTCAACTCACCGACCTGACCGAGGATAACCGGCTCCTTCGGGAAGAGGTCGCAGGCCGATACGATTTCTCCGATATTATCGGGCAGTCTCAACCGGTTCGGGAGATGCTGGAATTGATCAAAAGGGTGGCCTCTTCCAAGGGGACTGTCCTGATTACGGGGGAGAGCGGGACCGGCAAGGAATTAGTGGCCCGGGCTATTCACAACAGGAGTGACCGGCGGGCGAAACGGTTCATTCCCGTCAATTGTTGTGCCATTCCTGCGACCCTCCTTGATTCCATGCTTTTCGGCTATCGCAAGGGGGCCTTCACCGATGCGCAGGAAGACAGGAAGGGGCTCTTTGAGGTCGCTAACGAGGGGACCCTGTTTCTCGATGAGATAGGGGACCTTTCCGTTGGGCTCCAGACCAAGCTCCTTCGGGCTATTGAAGAAAAGGAGATCCTGCCTGTGGGAGGGACGGAACGAGTCAAGGTTGATATCCGTCTCATCGCAGCGACCCATCAGGATCTTCAGGAGCGGATGAATGCCGGGACCTTCCGGGAGGATCTTTACTATCGGCTCAATATTGTAGAGATCAAGGTCCCTCCATTGCGGGAGCGGATCGATGATCTCCCTCTGTTGGTCAATCATTTTATTCGGAAGTACAATCTTGAAATGAACCGCCGGTTCCGGGATGTCTCCCCGGAGGTTCTGCGGGTTCTGTCCGGGTACCGGTGGAAAGGCAATATCCGGGAACTGGAAAATGTCATGGAACGAAGCATGATTCTCGGGACGCCTCCCACGCTGCAACCGGAAGACCTGCCGCCGAATCTCCTGGAGGGGGATCGCCGCTCCGAGACCCTCTCCAGAGAAAATCTAAAAAGCGCACTCCGGGTTTACGAAAGGATGCATATTGAAGGGGTTCTTGAACGGTCCGGCTGCGACAAGCAGAAAGCGGCGGAACGACTTGGGATCAGTCTGGCGACGCTCTACAGGAAACTGGAACAGAAAGAATAA
- a CDS encoding sulfurtransferase TusA family protein has protein sequence MNLTIDKSVDARDSYCPGPLMELIRMMKSEPVGTVIEVLSSDQGSAKDIPEWIHKVGQEYLGAEEKDGFWSIVVKKVK, from the coding sequence ATGAATCTGACCATTGACAAGAGTGTGGATGCACGGGATTCCTACTGTCCTGGACCGCTGATGGAACTGATCCGCATGATGAAGAGCGAACCGGTCGGTACGGTGATCGAAGTCCTCTCGTCCGACCAAGGGTCCGCCAAAGACATTCCGGAGTGGATCCACAAAGTGGGGCAGGAGTATCTCGGCGCCGAAGAAAAGGATGGATTCTGGAGCATCGTGGTGAAGAAAGTTAAATAG
- a CDS encoding DUF89 family protein gives MISPTYLCVRCLIDQATHAVELAVEDPAVRLALMEEILGLLQRDFPGKIPAELGTLIHRTIRGKTGTDPYAALKEKSNRIASEVAIPLREKGLTLRSAVCAAIAGNAIDFGVDGSRNALETLDDELRQGLAVDHFDRFRQEVEQVRTILYLTDNCGEVVFDLLLVEQLLKMGKEVIVSPKAEPILNDATVVDLEGLGFSGLVPIVPHTVASIGLPLKEAPAEFRKVWDRADLVIAKGMGHYETLYGIRTGVVFLLKAKCLPVAESLGVGVGGHVLTF, from the coding sequence ATGATTTCTCCGACTTACCTTTGTGTGCGCTGTCTCATCGATCAGGCGACCCATGCCGTGGAACTGGCCGTGGAGGATCCGGCGGTACGCCTTGCCCTGATGGAGGAGATCCTCGGTCTGCTGCAACGGGATTTCCCCGGGAAAATCCCGGCGGAACTGGGAACGTTGATTCACCGGACGATCCGGGGAAAAACAGGGACGGATCCCTACGCCGCTTTGAAGGAGAAGAGCAACCGGATTGCCTCTGAGGTTGCAATCCCCCTCCGGGAAAAGGGGCTGACGCTCCGTTCCGCGGTATGCGCGGCCATTGCCGGTAATGCCATTGATTTCGGGGTCGACGGTTCCCGGAATGCCCTGGAGACTCTTGATGATGAACTGCGGCAAGGGCTTGCCGTCGATCACTTTGACCGTTTTCGGCAGGAGGTGGAGCAGGTCCGTACGATCCTTTACCTGACCGATAATTGCGGCGAGGTTGTTTTTGACCTGCTCCTGGTGGAACAGCTTCTCAAAATGGGCAAGGAGGTGATCGTCTCCCCCAAGGCGGAGCCGATATTAAACGATGCGACCGTTGTCGATCTTGAAGGTCTCGGTTTCTCCGGTCTGGTGCCCATCGTCCCCCATACCGTGGCGTCGATCGGTCTTCCACTGAAAGAGGCACCGGCCGAGTTCCGAAAGGTCTGGGATCGTGCCGACCTGGTGATTGCCAAAGGGATGGGACATTACGAGACCCTCTACGGGATCCGGACGGGAGTTGTGTTCCTCCTCAAGGCCAAATGCCTTCCCGTGGCGGAGAGCCTGGGGGTCGGGGTGGGCGGCCATGTCCTGACGTTTTGA
- a CDS encoding septal ring lytic transglycosylase RlpA family protein — translation MKSRRKRWPSWGREMKNTSSASDPPLSGGCPGPVYRLRLLFVFLLFWFSGACAVHRGGIHLEGGRRVEYGNASWYGKDFHGRRTANGEVYNMYGISAAHKTLPLGTRVRVTNRNNGRTVTVRINDRGPYVRGRIIDLSYGAAKALGMVDEGVVPVKVEILSLGDNRYYKRGGKAVPTPLRFTVQVGSFLHKENAQALKRTLASRFKDVHLRRWDNGRKIYYRVRIGRFLREADARHLARKLEAIRFSTFVTAE, via the coding sequence ATGAAGAGCAGAAGGAAGAGATGGCCGAGTTGGGGGAGGGAGATGAAAAATACATCATCGGCCTCTGATCCCCCTCTTTCCGGCGGGTGCCCCGGACCGGTGTATCGTCTGCGTTTGCTTTTCGTTTTCCTGCTGTTCTGGTTTTCCGGGGCGTGTGCCGTCCATCGAGGCGGCATCCATCTTGAAGGGGGCCGCCGGGTGGAGTACGGCAACGCCTCCTGGTACGGAAAGGACTTCCACGGACGGCGGACCGCCAACGGTGAGGTCTACAATATGTATGGTATCTCGGCCGCCCACAAGACCCTCCCATTGGGGACGCGGGTCCGCGTCACCAACCGGAACAACGGACGGACCGTAACGGTACGGATCAATGACCGGGGGCCCTATGTGCGGGGCCGGATCATTGATCTTTCCTACGGGGCGGCCAAGGCCCTCGGCATGGTGGACGAGGGTGTGGTTCCCGTGAAGGTGGAGATTCTCTCTCTCGGAGACAACCGCTATTACAAGAGAGGGGGGAAAGCCGTCCCCACGCCCCTTCGTTTTACGGTACAGGTCGGTTCCTTCCTGCACAAAGAAAATGCCCAGGCCCTGAAGCGGACCCTTGCCTCACGTTTCAAGGATGTCCATCTTCGCCGGTGGGACAACGGCCGAAAAATCTATTACCGGGTACGGATCGGCCGGTTTCTCCGTGAAGCAGATGCCCGTCATCTTGCACGGAAACTTGAGGCGATCCGTTTTTCCACCTTTGTCACTGCGGAATAA
- a CDS encoding glucose-6-phosphate isomerase, whose translation MISYKNKVWKQEMAVRLDYNHVMASFMGEEHGVFDGEIESLQSEAKEIHQQIKEKKSSGKLPFMDLPDQDVKGILEIAKGVRRRCESFVVLGIGGSALGNTSLHQALNHPRYNELTKTGRKRAPRIYVLDNVDPDNLRGLLDILDLKKTCFNVITKSGGTAETMANFLICQKALIDAVGRENHQDRIIVTTDASRGNLKRVADREGYSCLVIPDGVGGRFTVLTPVGLLSAAVSGINIRELLAGAAFMERWCRKVKLRENPAYLNAAIHYILNAKRGKRISVMMPYSNALYGFADWYRQLWSESLGKREALDGREVFAGQTPVKSLGTTDQHSQIQLYVEGPNDKVITFLGLEKFREKMEIPDSYPEMEGISYLGGHTLNELIHAEQQATGYALTRHKRPNLTLTLKELNPFTLGQLFMMYEIQTVFSGGLYRINPLNQPGVEDGKVATYALMGRSGYEEQKEEMAELGEGDEKYIIGL comes from the coding sequence ATGATTTCCTATAAGAATAAGGTCTGGAAACAGGAGATGGCGGTCCGTCTCGACTATAATCATGTCATGGCTTCGTTCATGGGTGAGGAACACGGGGTCTTTGATGGAGAGATCGAGTCCCTTCAGTCGGAGGCCAAAGAGATTCACCAGCAGATCAAGGAAAAAAAATCGAGTGGTAAACTTCCGTTCATGGATTTACCGGATCAGGATGTAAAGGGTATTCTGGAAATTGCCAAGGGGGTCCGTAGACGGTGTGAGAGTTTCGTGGTCCTGGGGATCGGGGGCTCCGCACTGGGGAATACCTCTTTGCACCAGGCGCTCAACCATCCCCGTTACAACGAGTTGACCAAGACGGGGCGTAAACGGGCGCCGCGCATCTATGTCCTGGACAATGTCGATCCGGACAATCTGCGGGGTCTGCTCGATATTCTGGACCTGAAAAAGACCTGTTTCAACGTAATCACAAAGTCCGGCGGAACGGCGGAGACGATGGCCAATTTCCTGATCTGCCAGAAGGCCCTCATTGATGCCGTCGGGCGGGAGAACCATCAGGATCGGATCATTGTGACGACGGACGCCTCCAGGGGAAACCTGAAGCGGGTTGCCGACCGGGAAGGTTATTCGTGCCTGGTGATTCCTGACGGTGTGGGGGGACGCTTCACCGTCCTGACCCCCGTGGGTCTCCTCTCCGCTGCGGTATCGGGGATCAACATCCGGGAACTTCTCGCCGGTGCGGCCTTCATGGAGCGATGGTGCCGCAAGGTGAAACTCCGGGAGAATCCGGCCTACCTGAATGCGGCCATTCACTATATCCTGAATGCCAAACGGGGCAAGCGGATCTCCGTGATGATGCCCTATTCCAATGCCCTCTACGGTTTTGCCGACTGGTATCGTCAACTCTGGTCCGAAAGTCTGGGGAAACGGGAGGCCCTTGACGGCCGGGAGGTCTTTGCCGGGCAGACACCGGTCAAATCTTTAGGGACGACGGACCAGCATTCCCAGATTCAGCTCTATGTGGAAGGACCGAACGACAAGGTGATCACCTTTCTCGGCCTGGAAAAATTCCGGGAGAAAATGGAGATCCCGGACAGCTATCCCGAAATGGAGGGGATCTCTTATTTGGGGGGCCATACCCTCAACGAGTTGATCCATGCGGAACAGCAGGCCACGGGCTATGCCCTGACCCGCCATAAACGTCCCAACCTGACCCTGACGCTGAAAGAGTTGAATCCCTTCACTCTGGGCCAGCTCTTCATGATGTATGAGATTCAGACGGTCTTCTCCGGCGGCCTCTACCGGATCAATCCCCTCAACCAGCCCGGTGTGGAGGACGGAAAAGTCGCAACCTATGCCCTCATGGGGCGCTCCGGTTATGAAGAGCAGAAGGAAGAGATGGCCGAGTTGGGGGAGGGAGATGAAAAATACATCATCGGCCTCTGA
- a CDS encoding NAD(P)/FAD-dependent oxidoreductase codes for MGKRIVIIGGGTGGTIVANLLARGLRTELRSGEVTVNMLSASEKHVYQPGFLYVAFGRMQDDEIIRDQRGLLDPLINLYVDPAVKIDTESQTVTAQSGRSFPYDYLVIATGSRIVPEEVPGLKEGAHWFYDLAGAKKLRKALKEFEGGRIVVSVGVPHKCPVAPLEVTFMLDDLFSQNGLKEKYELFYTYPIARVHVLEPVAQWAVKAFERRGIRYETFFNMKEVDPLKKQIHSEEGSTLDYDLLIAVPPHKGMPLIEESGLGADGWIPTDKHSLTMAGKENVFVVGDTTNIPISKAGSTAHFEADTVAESLICMIKEGCPGRRYDGKVFCFVETSLEEGTYVWFNYNTPPNPGEPSQMIHWFKLAYNRLYWLSARGIL; via the coding sequence ATGGGAAAGCGTATCGTTATTATCGGAGGGGGGACAGGCGGGACGATTGTCGCCAACCTGCTGGCCCGGGGTTTGCGGACCGAGTTGCGCAGCGGAGAGGTCACCGTCAACATGCTCAGCGCTTCGGAGAAACATGTCTATCAGCCGGGTTTTCTCTACGTCGCCTTTGGCCGGATGCAGGACGATGAGATTATCCGGGATCAACGCGGGCTCCTCGACCCGCTGATCAACCTCTACGTCGACCCTGCCGTGAAGATCGACACCGAGAGTCAGACGGTCACGGCGCAGAGCGGAAGGTCCTTCCCTTACGACTACCTGGTCATTGCCACCGGTTCCAGAATTGTCCCCGAGGAAGTCCCCGGCCTCAAGGAGGGCGCGCACTGGTTCTATGATCTTGCCGGAGCCAAAAAACTCCGGAAGGCGTTGAAGGAGTTTGAGGGGGGGCGGATTGTCGTTTCCGTCGGTGTTCCCCATAAGTGTCCCGTGGCGCCCCTGGAAGTCACTTTCATGCTCGACGACCTTTTCTCCCAAAACGGTCTGAAAGAGAAGTACGAACTCTTCTATACCTATCCCATTGCCCGGGTCCATGTCCTGGAGCCGGTTGCCCAGTGGGCGGTCAAGGCCTTCGAACGTCGGGGAATCCGGTATGAAACCTTCTTCAACATGAAGGAGGTCGATCCGCTGAAGAAGCAGATTCACAGCGAGGAAGGATCCACGCTGGACTATGACCTTCTCATTGCTGTGCCCCCGCACAAGGGTATGCCCCTTATTGAAGAATCCGGCCTCGGCGCCGACGGCTGGATCCCGACGGATAAGCACAGCCTGACCATGGCAGGGAAGGAGAATGTCTTTGTGGTGGGGGACACCACCAATATTCCCATCAGTAAGGCAGGATCGACCGCCCACTTCGAGGCCGACACCGTTGCGGAATCACTGATCTGCATGATTAAAGAGGGATGCCCGGGGCGCCGATATGACGGAAAGGTTTTCTGCTTCGTGGAAACCAGTCTCGAGGAGGGGACCTATGTCTGGTTCAACTACAACACGCCGCCCAATCCCGGGGAGCCGTCTCAGATGATTCACTGGTTCAAACTGGCCTACAACCGCCTTTACTGGTTAAGCGCTCGGGGCATACTCTGA
- a CDS encoding DUF1641 domain-containing protein → MSMQNKELREPDLPTMMQAGSNSIDGLRNHAETLSEVAGAIQAYKDSQTDPMIERMAAIMEPLTALADQVAKPEVFQAVQQSVRTLTELYQSGSLNDLKEVALFISAAKNSMGDSVIARMAANMETMMALLDELAKADLMRAMPAIEELINSGSLEVLTQMATFLGSTTHAFTDSIVERMLSMFENLVSRLMNPQIQDLIGAAVESAQEAMAEMKDQPKKAGLPALWKAARDPEVRQSLLFVMSFARHFHQSLYSENGPKL, encoded by the coding sequence ATGTCCATGCAGAATAAAGAGCTACGGGAACCGGATCTACCGACGATGATGCAGGCCGGTTCGAATTCCATCGATGGTCTCCGGAACCATGCGGAGACTCTGTCGGAGGTCGCCGGGGCGATTCAGGCCTACAAGGATTCACAAACCGACCCCATGATCGAGCGGATGGCCGCGATCATGGAGCCCCTGACGGCTCTGGCCGATCAGGTGGCGAAGCCCGAAGTCTTTCAGGCCGTGCAGCAATCAGTCCGGACCCTGACGGAGTTGTACCAAAGTGGCTCTCTGAATGATCTCAAGGAGGTGGCCCTCTTCATCAGTGCGGCCAAAAACTCCATGGGAGACAGCGTCATTGCACGGATGGCTGCAAACATGGAAACGATGATGGCCCTGTTGGATGAACTGGCAAAAGCGGACCTAATGCGGGCGATGCCGGCGATTGAGGAGTTGATTAACAGTGGTAGTCTGGAAGTCCTGACTCAGATGGCGACGTTTCTCGGTTCGACGACGCATGCCTTTACCGACAGCATCGTCGAGCGGATGTTGAGCATGTTTGAGAATCTGGTGAGCCGTCTTATGAACCCCCAGATTCAAGACCTGATCGGTGCGGCGGTGGAAAGTGCACAGGAAGCGATGGCGGAGATGAAAGATCAGCCGAAGAAGGCCGGGCTGCCGGCCCTCTGGAAAGCGGCCCGGGATCCCGAGGTTCGGCAGAGTCTCCTCTTTGTCATGAGCTTTGCCCGGCACTTCCATCAAAGCCTCTATTCCGAGAACGGACCCAAGCTGTAG